In Oscillatoria sp. FACHB-1407, the sequence TTATCTGCCCCTGGCAACGGTCAAAGCGTCGGTTGGCAAACTGTCGTTGTCAGAAATGATTCAAGAGGCGATCGCGACTCATGAACAGGTCATTCAAGAAATGCACACCGACGCCGATCTGGCAGCGCAAGCAGGTGACATTGGAACGGCTGATCTCTATACCCGCTTTGTCCAAACGCATCAGAAACATCGCTGGTTTTTGAAAGAACTGCTGCGTAAGAGTGACGGGTTGGTGTCATAGCCATTAGTCCAACTCGAAGCACATTTAACCTAGACAGCGATCATGGCATTCTTAGCCAACTGTTCGTCATGAAAACCGCATTAACTCAGCATAAACAAATCAAACTCTCAGCACGAGAACTAGAAGTTCTCAAGTTAATTGTTGAGGGTTACACCAATCCTAAAATTGCAGCCGAGCTTTATATTAGTCTGAACACTGCCAAGACTCATGTTCGGAGTTTGATGAACAAGTTGGGAGCCAGTCATCGGATTGAAGTGGTGATCAATGCCATCCGACATGGAATTGTCGAGATATAAAACTTGGCGATTTTAGGAGCTTGCAGGGGGCTGTCGTGGCACCTTACTGCTTGGCGTTGATGGAGAGTGTCCTCTCTCAAGGTGGCGATCGAAAACTAGCCCCATCACAATTTGGTAGGGGTGGGTTTTTATGATTCTCAAAAATTAACCGCCGCTATACGGGTGTTTCGTGAAACACCTCTCCGAAATTTATAGAAGCAACACCTAAAATCCACCGCTATAGCGATCGCCAAAACCATTAGGACATTGAATTTGAGTCCTGCTGAGAGAGACGCGATTAATCGCGTCTGTCCTGTTGAGTGCCTTGTCTTAACTGAGGTGACTACAGCTATACAGTGGGGTTTTATAGCCGTAGCCACAGGTGATGGGGTGGAGGCGAGTCGGAAAGATCCCTCAGAATCAGGGCTTGACCCATTGCCTTTGTCCTAGAGAGATTTCTGAGAAAGAATGTACCAGTCGGTTTCTGGTAGGGGCATTTCACGAAACGCCCTTACAGGTATTTTGTTTCCTAGAAATCTCCTAAGCTTTCTGACCAAAGCTATATTTCGGGAGCTTTAACATAAAACCACCTCTCCTGGCTCATCTAGTTGGGTGATACCAATGGATGAGGTAGACGGTAAAGAGAAATTCGTTTAATGGCAATGGTTGACCCCTCACACCCCAAGTCCCCTTGTCTGCGGTATCTCCGTTATTGGGGGACTTGGGTCATCGAAGTGACTCACGTTCATTCAAAGCAGGGTGAATGCTGGTAAGACGCTCTTTAACTCGGCTCTCGATTTCCCAAAGATAGGTTTTTGACATGACAAATACACTCCTCGTAGCTGGTCAACGGAACGCGACGACTTCTACCCAACCCGGTTTATCCATTAACGATGTCACCGTCAGCGAAGGCAATACAGGCACCAAAAATCTCGTGTTTACGGTGAGTCTGAGTGCTGCGAGTGCTACACCAGTCAGCGTGATTTACACCACCACGAGTGAAGGCTTTGCCACAATCAGTAACGTTGCCAGACCTGGCGACGACTATCTTACCGCCTCTGGAATTCTCAACTTTGCTGCTGGAGAGACTCTCAAAACGATTACAGTGCAGATTAAGGGAGATGCGGTACTCGAAATTGATGATGTTTTCATGGTGCGTCTGAGCAATCCTGTGAATGCGGCGATCGCTGATGCTGAGGGCTTCGGCACGATTGTCAACGATGACCAATCTCAAACCCCCAATCAACCAACTCCAGGCGATGATGACTTGACGGGTACATCTGCAAATGATGTTCTGGCAGGTGGGGA encodes:
- a CDS encoding response regulator transcription factor, yielding MKTALTQHKQIKLSARELEVLKLIVEGYTNPKIAAELYISLNTAKTHVRSLMNKLGASHRIEVVINAIRHGIVEI
- a CDS encoding calcium-binding protein, translated to MTNTLLVAGQRNATTSTQPGLSINDVTVSEGNTGTKNLVFTVSLSAASATPVSVIYTTTSEGFATISNVARPGDDYLTASGILNFAAGETLKTITVQIKGDAVLEIDDVFMVRLSNPVNAAIADAEGFGTIVNDDQSQTPNQPTPGDDDLTGTSANDVLAGGDGNDRLNGGDGRDRLLGGNGNDVLRGEAGSDVLLGGRGRDTFVLERGTGRDILRDFRDRQDKLGLLPGMTFADLEINQRGNRTLISLDNDLLAVLVGVRANQITGADFVSLS